One window of the Acidimicrobiia bacterium genome contains the following:
- a CDS encoding rhodanese-like domain-containing protein translates to MTGRVHSLHDDALANTSYLVEIGLGQAIAIDPPRDIDAHLALAKQLGVEIVAALDTHVHADYVSGALELAAHGADAIVPDGASTKWPHRAVADDGRVTVGDVTIHALATPGHTPEHLAYVLERNGVPVAVFSGGSLILGGAARTDLLGPAHTDELAHAQFRSLRRLASLPDETALYPTHGAGSFCLAAATQITDATIGSERVTNPLLAIEDEDKFVDALVAGFGTYPTYYRYLQAVNEAGAPLVRMLPAPELLTPDEAANRVRDGAWLIDARPIHDWALAHPVGAISNELRPAFASWLGWIVPFGAPVILIVDDHDRGEAMRLARRIGYDDVAFLAGGIDAWRDAGLPIASVDELDAPRAHARVSGGAVLLDVRQDNEVETLRIHGAEHVELGALIAGATPSGPEVIAFCGHGERSATAISMLEQRGVRAANLVGGTEAWIAAGLPVER, encoded by the coding sequence TTGACCGGACGGGTGCACTCGCTGCACGACGACGCGCTCGCCAATACGTCTTATCTGGTTGAGATCGGTCTTGGGCAGGCGATCGCGATCGATCCGCCGCGCGACATCGACGCGCACCTCGCGCTGGCCAAGCAGCTGGGTGTCGAGATCGTCGCGGCCCTCGACACCCACGTCCACGCGGACTACGTGAGTGGCGCACTCGAGCTCGCCGCGCACGGCGCCGACGCGATCGTGCCCGATGGCGCGTCAACGAAGTGGCCCCACCGGGCCGTGGCCGACGACGGACGCGTGACGGTCGGGGATGTCACCATTCACGCGCTAGCCACGCCGGGTCACACACCCGAGCATCTCGCCTACGTCCTCGAGCGAAACGGCGTGCCGGTCGCGGTGTTCAGTGGCGGGTCGCTCATCCTGGGTGGCGCCGCCCGCACCGATCTTTTGGGACCGGCGCACACCGACGAATTGGCGCACGCGCAGTTCCGGAGCCTCCGGCGGCTGGCGTCGCTGCCTGACGAGACTGCGCTGTACCCGACGCACGGCGCGGGATCGTTCTGCCTCGCCGCCGCGACCCAGATCACCGACGCGACGATCGGCAGCGAACGCGTCACCAACCCGCTGCTCGCGATCGAAGACGAAGACAAGTTCGTCGACGCGCTCGTCGCCGGCTTCGGCACGTACCCCACCTACTACCGGTATCTCCAGGCCGTGAACGAGGCCGGCGCACCGCTGGTGAGGATGCTGCCCGCTCCCGAGTTGCTCACCCCCGACGAGGCCGCCAACCGGGTCCGCGACGGCGCGTGGCTCATCGACGCGCGCCCGATCCATGACTGGGCCCTGGCGCACCCGGTCGGCGCGATCTCCAACGAGCTGCGTCCCGCGTTCGCGTCGTGGCTGGGGTGGATCGTGCCGTTCGGCGCGCCGGTCATCCTCATCGTCGATGATCACGACCGCGGCGAGGCGATGCGCCTCGCTCGTCGCATCGGTTACGACGACGTCGCGTTCCTGGCGGGCGGCATCGACGCGTGGCGCGACGCCGGGCTGCCGATCGCATCGGTCGACGAGCTCGACGCACCGCGGGCCCACGCCCGCGTCTCCGGCGGCGCGGTACTGCTCGACGTCCGCCAAGACAACGAAGTAGAGACACTGCGCATCCACGGCGCGGAGCACGTCGAGCTCGGCGCGCTCATCGCCGGCGCCACACCGAGCGGACCAGAAGTCATCGCGTTCTGTGGTCACGGGGAGCGCTCGGCCACCGCGATCAGCATGCTCGAGCAACGCGGCGTGCGGGCCGCGAATCTCGTCGGCGGGACCGAGGCGTGGATCGCCGCCGGTCTTCCCGTCGAGCGATGA